One Mixta gaviniae genomic window carries:
- the ypfH gene encoding esterase: MNLSYVVVQNPSTPPQQLFLLYHAAGDNPVSMGEIGGWFADVFPQALVISVGGPEPGGQAPGRQWYSESALHDASLQQRVDEVMPLFLQSVSEWQRHSGIAPAATALIGFSQGSVMVLEGSKAQPALAGRIVAFSGRYASLPEEATAKTTIHLIHGEDDEIYQAELAQQAAARLTSLGGDVTLDIVEDLPHAIDQRSMNLALDHLRYTVPRRYFEEALSGGKPGEGDVITLM; the protein is encoded by the coding sequence ATGAATCTAAGCTATGTTGTCGTACAAAACCCATCCACGCCGCCGCAGCAGCTGTTTCTGCTCTATCACGCCGCCGGCGATAACCCGGTTTCGATGGGTGAAATCGGCGGCTGGTTTGCCGACGTGTTCCCGCAGGCGCTGGTCATCAGCGTCGGCGGCCCGGAGCCGGGCGGCCAGGCGCCGGGGCGTCAGTGGTACAGTGAATCCGCTCTGCACGACGCCAGCCTGCAGCAGCGAGTAGATGAAGTGATGCCGCTGTTCCTGCAGTCGGTCAGCGAGTGGCAGCGGCACAGCGGCATTGCGCCCGCGGCCACGGCGCTGATCGGATTTTCCCAGGGCAGCGTGATGGTGCTGGAAGGCAGCAAGGCGCAGCCGGCGCTGGCGGGCCGTATTGTGGCGTTCAGCGGGCGCTACGCCAGCCTGCCGGAGGAGGCGACGGCGAAAACGACCATTCATCTGATCCACGGCGAAGATGATGAGATCTATCAGGCGGAGCTGGCGCAGCAGGCGGCCGCGCGTCTGACCTCGCTGGGGGGCGACGTGACGCTCGATATCGTCGAGGATCTGCCGCACGCCATCGATCAGCGCAGCATGAATCTGGCGCTGGATCATCTGCGCTACACCGTGCCGCGCCGCTACTTTGAAGAGGCGCTCAGCGGCGGCAAGCCGGGAGAGGGGGATGTCATTACGCTGATGTAA
- a CDS encoding ArsC family reductase, producing the protein MTQHPSSAPFTLYGIKNCDTIKKARRYLAAQQVAHHYHDYRADGLTAERLQGFIDSLGWQALLNTRGTTWRTLSEEEKAAVDNAQAAAALMLAQPALIKRPLLAAADGSMLLGFNETDYQQFIQEKS; encoded by the coding sequence ATGACGCAGCATCCGTCGTCCGCTCCCTTTACTCTGTATGGCATCAAGAATTGCGACACCATTAAAAAAGCACGCCGCTACCTGGCGGCGCAACAGGTCGCACATCACTATCACGACTACCGCGCCGACGGCCTGACGGCCGAACGCCTGCAGGGCTTTATCGATTCGCTTGGCTGGCAGGCGCTGCTGAATACGCGCGGCACCACCTGGCGCACGCTGTCGGAAGAGGAGAAGGCGGCGGTGGATAATGCGCAAGCGGCGGCGGCACTGATGCTGGCGCAGCCCGCGTTGATCAAACGGCCATTGCTCGCCGCCGCAGACGGATCTATGCTGCTGGGCTTTAACGAAACCGACTACCAGCAGTTTATTCAGGAGAAGTCATAA
- the ansP gene encoding L-asparagine permease: protein MKATKKTAAEQRAARRRWLNSHDAGYHKAMGNRQVQMIAIGGAIGTGLFLGAGGRLQAAGPALALVYLVCGIFSFFILRALGELVLHRPSSGSFVSYAREFLGEKASYVAGWMYFVNWAMTGIVDITAVALYMHYWGAFGDVPQWVFALGALAIVGTMNLIGVKWFAEMEFWFALVKVLAIAIFLVVGVVFLGSGKPLDGNATGFHLISDNGGMFPHGLLPALVLVQGVVFAFASIELVGIAAGECKEPKKVLPKAINSVIWRIGLFYVGSVVLLVLLLPWNAYQAGQSPFVTFFSKLGVPYIGSIMNIVVLSAALSSLNSGLYSTGRILRSMAMGGSAPQALSKMSSQQVPYAGILVTIAVYVVGVVLNYYVPSQVFEIVLNIASLGILSTWAFIIVCQMRLRKAIKEGKADDVSFKLPGAPVTSWLTLLFLLSVLVLMAFDYPNGTFTVASIPLIALVLVLGWFGVRKRVHAVAMTEHEHQEPAASEQQATLNEHPSK, encoded by the coding sequence ATGAAAGCAACCAAGAAAACGGCAGCGGAACAGCGCGCTGCCAGAAGACGCTGGCTGAATTCACACGATGCTGGCTACCACAAGGCGATGGGCAACCGTCAGGTGCAGATGATTGCCATCGGCGGCGCTATCGGTACCGGTCTGTTCCTCGGTGCGGGCGGGCGCTTACAGGCTGCCGGTCCGGCGCTGGCGCTGGTGTATCTCGTCTGCGGCATATTCTCCTTCTTTATTCTGCGTGCGTTAGGCGAGCTGGTATTGCACCGGCCCTCCAGCGGCAGCTTTGTTTCTTATGCGCGTGAGTTCCTGGGCGAAAAGGCGTCCTACGTTGCCGGCTGGATGTATTTCGTCAACTGGGCGATGACCGGCATCGTCGATATCACCGCGGTAGCGCTCTATATGCACTACTGGGGCGCGTTCGGCGATGTGCCGCAATGGGTGTTCGCGCTCGGCGCGCTGGCCATTGTCGGCACCATGAACCTGATCGGCGTGAAGTGGTTCGCTGAAATGGAGTTCTGGTTCGCGCTGGTGAAAGTGCTGGCGATCGCCATTTTCCTCGTGGTTGGCGTGGTCTTCCTTGGCAGCGGCAAGCCGCTGGATGGCAATGCCACCGGTTTCCATCTTATTTCCGATAACGGCGGGATGTTCCCGCACGGGCTGCTGCCGGCGCTGGTGTTGGTGCAGGGCGTGGTCTTCGCCTTCGCCTCGATCGAGCTGGTGGGCATCGCCGCCGGCGAGTGTAAAGAGCCGAAAAAAGTGCTGCCAAAGGCGATCAACAGCGTCATCTGGCGTATCGGCCTGTTCTATGTCGGCTCCGTAGTGCTGCTGGTACTGCTGCTGCCCTGGAACGCTTACCAGGCGGGACAGAGCCCGTTTGTCACCTTCTTCTCTAAGCTGGGCGTGCCCTATATCGGCAGCATTATGAACATCGTGGTGCTGAGCGCCGCCCTGTCGAGCCTTAACTCCGGCCTCTACTCCACCGGACGCATTCTGCGCTCGATGGCGATGGGCGGCTCCGCGCCGCAGGCGCTGTCGAAAATGAGCAGCCAGCAGGTGCCGTACGCCGGTATTCTGGTGACCATTGCTGTTTATGTGGTGGGGGTGGTGCTGAACTACTACGTGCCGTCGCAGGTGTTTGAGATCGTGCTGAATATCGCGTCGCTGGGTATTCTCTCCACCTGGGCCTTTATCATTGTCTGCCAGATGCGTCTGCGTAAGGCGATCAAAGAGGGCAAGGCGGATGATGTCAGCTTCAAGCTGCCGGGCGCGCCGGTCACTTCCTGGCTGACGCTGCTGTTCCTGCTCAGCGTACTGGTGCTGATGGCATTCGACTACCCGAACGGCACCTTTACCGTGGCGTCCATTCCGCTGATTGCTCTGGTGCTGGTGCTGGGCTGGTTCGGCGTGCGCAAACGCGTTCACGCGGTCGCGATGACGGAACATGAGCATCAGGAACCTGCCGCTTCAGAGCAGCAGGCCACGCTGAACGAGCATCCTTCTAAATAA
- the acrD gene encoding multidrug efflux RND transporter permease AcrD — MANFFIDRPIFAWVLAIMMCLTGALAIISLPVEQYPDLAPPNVRITTNYPGASAETLENTVTQIIEQSMTGIDNLMYMSSQSSNTGQATITLTFTAGTNPDEARQQVQNQLQSALRKLPQAVQQQGVTVNKTGESNILMLAFVSTDGSMDKQDIADYVASNLQDPLSRISGVGQVDAYGTQYAMRIWLDPNQLIKYALTTQDVVSAIQSQNSQVAVGQVGGTPSVDNQALNATVNSQSLLQTPEQFKAITLRTNRDGSVVTLGDVAEVALGAEKYDYLSRYNGMAASGLGVKLASGANELETDRLVRARVEELSRYFPHGLEAKVAYETTPFVTASIRDVVKTLLEAVLLVFLVMYLFMQNFRATLIPTIAVPVVLLGTFSVLYLCGFSINTLTMFAMVLAIGLLVDDAIVVVENVERIMSEEGLSPREATRKSMGQIQGALVGITLVLSAVFVPMAFFGGTVGAIYRQFSITVVSAMVLSVLVAMILTPALCASLLKPVTPGHHHQRRGFFGGFNRLFARNTQRYERSVGKILHQSGRWLLIYLAIIALMAFLFLRLPTSFLPLEDRGIFTTQVQLPPGSTQQQTLKVVEKVENYYMTHERENIESVFATVGSGPGGNGQNVARLFVRLKNWETRADADRTSFAIIERATQAFRQIKEARVIASSPPAITGMGSSAGFDMELQDHAGIGHTQLMAMRDRLLALAAQDPRLARVRHNGLDDSPQLRIDIDQRKAQALGVAIDDINDTLKTGWGSTYVNDFIDRGRVKKVYVQAAAKYRMLPDDINKWYVRNSSGGMVPFSAFAKTSWETGSPRLERYNGYAALEIVGEAAPGVSTDAAMNVMEQLVSQLPSGVGLQWTGASLQERLSGSQAPMLYTLSLLVVFLCLAALYESWSIPFAVMLVVPLGVVGALIATWARGLENDVYFQVGLLTVIGLSAKNAILIVEFANDINSRGGDLLAATLEASRQRLRPILMTSLAFVFGVLPMAISNGAGSGSQHAVGTGVMGGMISATLLAIFFVPLFFVLIRRRFPLKIKPA; from the coding sequence ATGGCGAATTTTTTTATTGACCGCCCAATCTTTGCCTGGGTGCTGGCAATAATGATGTGCCTGACCGGCGCGCTGGCGATCATCTCATTGCCGGTGGAGCAGTATCCCGATCTCGCCCCGCCTAACGTACGCATCACGACGAACTACCCCGGCGCCTCGGCAGAGACGCTGGAAAATACGGTGACGCAGATTATCGAGCAGAGCATGACCGGCATTGATAACCTGATGTATATGTCGTCACAGAGCAGCAACACCGGCCAGGCGACCATCACCCTCACCTTTACCGCCGGCACCAACCCCGACGAGGCGCGTCAACAGGTGCAGAATCAGCTGCAGTCGGCGCTGCGCAAGCTGCCGCAGGCGGTGCAGCAGCAAGGGGTGACAGTTAATAAAACCGGCGAAAGCAATATCCTGATGCTGGCGTTTGTCTCAACAGACGGCAGCATGGATAAGCAGGATATCGCCGACTACGTCGCCAGCAATCTTCAGGACCCGCTCAGCCGCATCAGCGGCGTCGGCCAGGTAGATGCCTACGGCACCCAATATGCGATGCGTATCTGGCTCGATCCCAATCAGCTGATTAAATACGCGTTGACCACGCAGGATGTGGTGAGCGCGATTCAATCGCAGAATAGCCAGGTGGCGGTCGGCCAGGTCGGCGGCACGCCGTCGGTCGATAATCAGGCGCTCAACGCCACCGTCAACTCGCAGTCGCTCCTGCAAACCCCGGAACAGTTCAAAGCGATTACCCTACGCACTAACCGCGACGGTTCAGTCGTGACGCTGGGCGATGTCGCTGAAGTGGCGCTGGGCGCGGAAAAATATGACTACCTCAGCCGCTATAACGGTATGGCGGCCTCCGGCCTCGGCGTGAAGCTCGCTTCCGGCGCCAACGAGCTGGAGACCGATCGGCTGGTGCGGGCGCGGGTTGAAGAGCTGTCGCGCTACTTTCCGCACGGGCTGGAGGCGAAAGTCGCCTATGAGACCACGCCGTTCGTCACCGCGTCTATCCGCGACGTGGTAAAAACCCTGCTGGAAGCGGTGCTGCTGGTCTTCCTGGTGATGTACCTGTTTATGCAGAACTTCCGCGCTACGCTGATCCCGACGATAGCGGTGCCGGTGGTGCTGTTGGGCACCTTCTCAGTACTGTATCTCTGCGGTTTCAGCATCAACACCCTGACCATGTTCGCCATGGTGCTGGCGATCGGGCTGCTGGTGGATGACGCTATCGTGGTGGTGGAAAACGTCGAGCGCATCATGAGCGAAGAGGGCCTTTCGCCGCGCGAGGCGACGCGTAAATCGATGGGGCAAATACAGGGCGCGCTGGTGGGGATTACGCTGGTGCTTTCCGCAGTGTTCGTGCCGATGGCCTTTTTCGGCGGCACGGTCGGCGCTATCTACCGTCAGTTTTCCATTACTGTGGTTTCGGCGATGGTGCTGTCGGTGCTGGTGGCGATGATATTGACGCCGGCGCTCTGCGCCTCGCTGCTAAAACCGGTCACGCCTGGCCATCATCACCAGCGGCGCGGCTTCTTCGGCGGGTTTAACCGGCTGTTCGCACGCAATACCCAGCGCTATGAGCGCAGTGTGGGGAAAATTCTGCATCAGAGCGGACGCTGGCTGCTGATCTATCTCGCGATTATCGCCCTGATGGCATTCCTGTTCCTGCGCCTGCCCACCTCTTTCCTGCCGCTGGAAGATCGCGGCATCTTTACCACCCAGGTGCAGCTGCCGCCCGGCTCGACGCAGCAACAAACGCTAAAAGTCGTGGAGAAGGTGGAGAACTATTACATGACCCACGAACGGGAGAATATCGAATCGGTGTTCGCGACCGTGGGTTCCGGCCCGGGCGGCAATGGCCAGAACGTGGCGCGTCTGTTTGTGCGCCTTAAAAACTGGGAGACGCGCGCCGATGCCGATCGCACCTCTTTCGCCATTATCGAACGCGCCACGCAAGCCTTCCGCCAGATTAAAGAAGCGCGCGTGATCGCCAGCAGCCCGCCGGCCATCACCGGTATGGGCAGCTCTGCCGGTTTCGATATGGAACTGCAGGATCATGCCGGGATCGGCCATACGCAGCTGATGGCGATGCGCGATCGCCTGCTGGCGCTGGCGGCGCAGGATCCGCGCCTGGCGCGCGTGCGCCACAACGGGCTGGATGATAGCCCGCAGCTGCGCATCGATATCGATCAGCGTAAAGCGCAGGCGCTGGGCGTCGCCATTGACGATATCAACGACACGCTGAAAACCGGCTGGGGCTCAACCTATGTTAACGATTTTATCGATCGGGGGCGCGTGAAGAAGGTCTATGTGCAGGCGGCGGCGAAATATCGCATGCTGCCGGACGACATTAACAAATGGTACGTACGCAACAGCTCAGGCGGCATGGTGCCGTTCAGCGCGTTCGCCAAAACCAGCTGGGAAACTGGCTCGCCGCGCCTGGAGCGCTATAACGGCTACGCGGCACTGGAAATTGTCGGTGAAGCGGCGCCCGGCGTCAGCACCGACGCCGCGATGAATGTCATGGAACAGCTGGTGAGCCAGCTGCCGTCTGGCGTCGGCCTGCAGTGGACCGGCGCCTCGCTACAGGAGCGGCTCTCCGGCTCGCAGGCACCGATGCTCTACACCCTTTCGCTGCTGGTGGTCTTTCTCTGTCTGGCGGCGCTCTATGAGAGCTGGTCGATTCCGTTTGCCGTAATGCTGGTGGTGCCGCTGGGCGTGGTGGGCGCCCTGATCGCCACCTGGGCGCGCGGGCTGGAAAACGATGTCTATTTCCAGGTGGGGCTGTTAACGGTGATCGGCCTGTCGGCGAAAAACGCCATCCTGATCGTGGAGTTTGCTAACGATATCAACAGCCGCGGTGGCGATCTGCTTGCCGCCACGCTGGAAGCGTCGCGCCAGCGCCTGCGTCCGATATTAATGACCTCGCTGGCATTTGTGTTCGGCGTGTTACCGATGGCGATCAGTAACGGCGCGGGTTCCGGTAGCCAACATGCGGTCGGCACTGGCGTCATGGGCGGCATGATCTCCGCTACGCTGCTGGCGATATTTTTTGTGCCGTTATTTTTTGTATTAATTCGACGCCGCTTCCCGCTAAAAATAAAGCCGGCGTAA
- the ypfM gene encoding protein YpfM: MIDLELGNWKDFIDAMLRK; the protein is encoded by the coding sequence ATGATTGACTTAGAACTGGGGAACTGGAAAGACTTTATCGACGCGATGTTACGCAAGTAA
- the dapE gene encoding succinyl-diaminopimelate desuccinylase, translating to MYCPVIELAQQLIRRPSLSPDDAGCQALMIERLQAIGFTVEPVNIADTQNFWAWRGQGETLAFAGHTDVVPPGDVSRWINPPFEPTIRDGMLFGRGAADMKGSLAAMVVAAERFVAANPHHRGRLAFLITSDEEANATHGTVKVVEHLMARHERLDYCLVGEPSSTVQVGDVVKNGRRGSITANLTIHGVQGHVAYPHLADNPVHRALPALNELVATEWDSGNAFFPPTSMQIANVQAGTGSNNVIPGELFVQFNFRFSTELTDGDIRQRVEALLERHQLPYTIEWKLSGQPFLTSRGRLVDAVINAVEHYTETRPELQTTGGTSDGRFIARMGAQVVELGPVNATIHKINECVKASDLQLLSRMYQRIMEQLIA from the coding sequence ATGTATTGTCCGGTTATTGAGCTGGCGCAGCAGCTCATTCGTCGCCCTTCACTCAGCCCGGATGATGCCGGATGCCAGGCGCTTATGATTGAACGCCTGCAGGCGATTGGCTTCACTGTCGAGCCGGTTAATATTGCCGATACGCAAAACTTCTGGGCGTGGCGCGGCCAGGGCGAAACTCTGGCCTTCGCCGGCCATACTGATGTGGTGCCGCCTGGCGACGTCAGCCGCTGGATCAACCCACCGTTCGAACCCACCATCCGCGATGGTATGCTGTTTGGCCGCGGTGCCGCCGATATGAAAGGCTCACTGGCGGCGATGGTGGTGGCGGCGGAGCGTTTTGTCGCCGCCAATCCGCATCATCGCGGACGTCTGGCGTTTCTGATTACCTCCGATGAAGAGGCGAACGCCACGCACGGCACCGTCAAGGTGGTGGAACACCTGATGGCGCGCCACGAGCGGCTCGATTACTGCCTGGTGGGCGAACCGTCCAGCACCGTGCAGGTGGGCGACGTGGTAAAAAACGGCCGGCGCGGCTCGATCACCGCCAACCTGACCATCCATGGCGTGCAGGGGCATGTCGCCTATCCGCATCTGGCGGATAATCCGGTGCATCGCGCCCTACCCGCGCTAAACGAACTGGTCGCTACCGAGTGGGATAGCGGTAACGCATTTTTCCCGCCGACCAGCATGCAGATCGCCAATGTTCAGGCCGGCACCGGCAGCAACAATGTTATTCCGGGCGAGCTGTTCGTGCAGTTTAACTTCCGCTTCAGCACCGAGCTGACCGACGGCGATATTCGTCAGCGCGTCGAGGCGCTGCTGGAACGCCACCAGTTGCCCTATACCATCGAGTGGAAACTCTCCGGTCAGCCCTTCCTGACTTCACGCGGGCGCCTGGTCGATGCGGTAATCAACGCCGTTGAACACTATACTGAAACCAGGCCTGAACTGCAGACCACGGGCGGCACCTCCGACGGTCGCTTTATCGCCCGCATGGGCGCCCAGGTGGTTGAACTGGGCCCGGTAAACGCCACCATTCATAAAATCAATGAGTGCGTGAAGGCGTCCGATCTGCAGCTGCTGAGCCGTATGTATCAACGCATCATGGAACAACTGATCGCATAA
- the narL gene encoding two-component system response regulator NarL, with translation MTTHDAATILLIDDHPMLRNGVKQLISLDPQLQVIAEAGNGEQGIALAEQHDPDLILLDLNMPGINGLETLDRLRRIDLSGRIVVFTVSNDEEDVVSALKRGADGYLLKDMEPEALLTALHQAAAGQMVLSDALTTVLISSLRETPPAAQRDIQQLTRREHDILRQIARGLPNKTIARKLNITESTVKVHVKHLLKKLQLKSRVEAAVWYLQNKTGA, from the coding sequence ATGACTACCCATGACGCCGCCACCATTCTTCTGATTGACGATCATCCCATGCTGCGTAATGGCGTTAAGCAGCTTATCAGCCTTGATCCGCAGCTGCAGGTGATTGCTGAGGCAGGCAACGGCGAACAGGGCATTGCGCTGGCCGAACAGCACGATCCCGACCTGATTCTGCTCGATTTGAATATGCCGGGCATTAACGGGCTGGAGACGCTGGACCGGCTGCGGCGCATCGACCTGTCAGGCCGCATCGTGGTGTTTACCGTCTCTAATGACGAAGAGGATGTGGTCAGCGCGCTGAAGCGCGGCGCAGATGGTTATCTGCTGAAGGATATGGAGCCGGAGGCGCTACTGACCGCGCTGCATCAGGCGGCGGCTGGCCAGATGGTGTTAAGCGATGCCCTGACCACGGTGTTGATCAGCAGCCTGCGCGAAACGCCACCGGCAGCACAGCGCGATATCCAGCAGCTGACGCGCCGGGAACACGATATTCTGCGGCAAATTGCCCGCGGCCTGCCCAATAAAACTATCGCCCGCAAGCTCAACATCACCGAAAGCACGGTGAAGGTGCATGTAAAACACCTGCTGAAAAAACTGCAGCTGAAATCGCGCGTCGAGGCGGCAGTCTGGTATTTGCAGAATAAAACCGGGGCGTAG
- the narQ gene encoding nitrate/nitrite two-component system sensor histidine kinase NarQ, with product MLKRSVTSPIARALAGIVILSVLSTGLALLTLAGSLRDAEMINLAGSLRMQSYRLAWDADTRSPELAAHLHAYQQSLNAPVLQHLSRFYVPQNVRNRYGQLKVSWTLLQADLLSGEPQRYSQHVARYVGEIDRFVYDLQRYAERKMQLVALASAIGFIAIVALAFWTIRLTRRQVVKPLNQLAQASRYIEQGNFHYPPLDTSLSNELGLLANAFNRMSGELERHYSELENTVKARTADLLAANQTLTILYEASQALAVSSLGQPTITEVMEIVFRRAKLTALALDAGESWQFSLGTPQPDKAWQRLTLQQENQPGGELRWQEGDRQTPAPLMQSVGNLLARAIWIHQAQKQQQQLLLMEERATIARELHDSLAQALSFLRIQLTLLKRTITPEQQPAQQIIGDFDRALAEAYRQLRELLNTFRLSVDEACLPAALQAMLTPLQQQTSAEIALHCASSFDALTAQQQVHVLQIVREAVLNAIRHANASHIEVSCATLENGEHHISISDDGCGLASVEEPAGHYGLTIMHERAQRLGGTLRMETTPAAGTRLLLRFPAQAAETVTG from the coding sequence ATGTTGAAACGTTCCGTTACCAGTCCTATCGCGCGTGCGCTGGCCGGCATCGTCATTCTGTCGGTGCTTTCCACCGGCCTGGCGCTGCTGACCCTGGCCGGCAGCCTGCGCGACGCGGAGATGATCAATCTCGCCGGCTCACTGCGTATGCAGAGCTATCGCCTGGCGTGGGATGCCGATACCCGCTCTCCGGAACTGGCGGCGCATCTGCATGCCTATCAGCAGTCACTGAACGCGCCGGTGCTACAGCATCTGAGCCGCTTTTACGTACCGCAGAACGTGCGTAACCGCTACGGTCAGCTGAAAGTCAGCTGGACCCTGCTGCAGGCGGATCTGCTGAGCGGCGAGCCGCAGCGCTATTCGCAGCATGTGGCGCGCTACGTTGGCGAAATCGATCGCTTCGTCTACGATCTGCAACGCTACGCGGAGCGTAAAATGCAGCTGGTGGCGCTGGCCAGCGCGATTGGCTTTATCGCTATCGTCGCCCTCGCCTTCTGGACCATTCGCCTGACGCGCCGTCAGGTAGTCAAACCACTGAATCAACTGGCACAGGCCAGCCGCTATATTGAGCAAGGCAACTTCCACTATCCGCCGCTGGACACCTCGCTGAGTAATGAGCTGGGGCTGCTGGCCAATGCTTTTAACCGCATGTCAGGCGAGCTGGAACGCCACTACAGCGAGCTGGAAAACACCGTCAAGGCGCGTACCGCCGATCTGCTGGCGGCCAATCAAACCCTGACCATCCTCTATGAGGCGTCGCAGGCGCTGGCGGTCAGCAGTCTGGGTCAGCCGACCATCACCGAGGTGATGGAGATTGTTTTCCGGCGCGCGAAGCTGACCGCGCTGGCGCTGGACGCCGGCGAAAGCTGGCAGTTCTCACTGGGCACGCCGCAGCCCGATAAAGCCTGGCAGCGTTTAACCCTGCAGCAGGAGAATCAGCCCGGCGGCGAGCTGCGCTGGCAGGAAGGGGATCGGCAGACGCCCGCGCCGCTGATGCAGAGCGTCGGCAATTTGCTGGCGCGCGCGATCTGGATCCATCAGGCGCAAAAGCAGCAGCAACAGCTGCTGCTGATGGAGGAGCGCGCCACTATCGCGCGCGAGCTGCATGATTCGCTGGCGCAGGCGCTCTCTTTTCTGCGTATCCAGCTGACGCTGTTGAAGCGCACCATCACGCCGGAGCAGCAGCCGGCGCAGCAGATTATCGGCGATTTCGATCGGGCGCTGGCGGAAGCCTATCGCCAGCTGCGCGAGCTGCTGAACACCTTTCGTCTGTCGGTGGATGAAGCCTGCCTGCCGGCGGCGCTGCAGGCGATGCTGACGCCGCTGCAGCAGCAGACCTCCGCCGAAATCGCGCTGCACTGCGCATCAAGTTTTGACGCGCTGACGGCGCAGCAGCAGGTGCATGTTCTGCAGATCGTACGCGAAGCGGTGCTGAACGCGATTCGCCACGCCAATGCCAGCCATATTGAGGTAAGCTGCGCCACGCTGGAAAACGGCGAACACCATATCAGCATCAGCGATGACGGCTGCGGACTCGCCTCCGTTGAGGAGCCGGCCGGCCATTATGGCCTGACAATTATGCATGAGCGGGCGCAGCGGCTCGGCGGGACACTGCGGATGGAGACCACGCCTGCGGCCGGAACGCGGCTGCTGTTGCGTTTCCCCGCGCAGGCGGCAGAAACAGTAACGGGATAA
- a CDS encoding response regulator: protein MDNRHFTVMLVDDHPLMRRGIRQLLELDRHFDVVAEANNGTEALAEASRLSPDVILLDLHMKGMSGLDTLKALRNEGVAARILVLTVSDTRSDIYAMLDAGADGYLLKDSEPEVLLQQIIDGAQGANVYSSVVRDYLLTRAHSANPFQTLTERELDVLQEVARGLSNKEIAAALHISEETVKVHIRNFLRKLDVRSRVAATVLWLENKHR, encoded by the coding sequence ATGGACAATCGACATTTTACCGTGATGCTGGTCGACGATCACCCGCTGATGCGGCGGGGCATTCGTCAGCTGCTGGAGCTGGACCGCCATTTTGATGTGGTGGCCGAAGCCAACAACGGCACCGAGGCGCTGGCGGAAGCCAGTCGGCTGTCGCCGGACGTGATCCTGCTGGATCTGCATATGAAAGGCATGTCCGGGCTTGATACGCTGAAGGCGCTGCGCAATGAGGGCGTGGCGGCGCGCATTCTGGTGCTGACGGTTTCCGATACACGCAGCGATATTTACGCCATGCTGGACGCCGGCGCGGACGGCTATCTGCTGAAAGACAGCGAGCCGGAAGTGCTGCTGCAGCAAATTATCGACGGCGCGCAGGGCGCCAATGTCTACAGCAGCGTGGTACGCGATTATCTGCTGACCCGCGCCCACAGCGCCAACCCGTTCCAGACGCTGACCGAGCGCGAGCTGGACGTGCTGCAGGAGGTGGCGCGCGGCCTCTCCAACAAAGAGATCGCCGCCGCGCTGCATATTTCGGAAGAGACGGTGAAGGTGCATATCCGCAACTTCCTGCGTAAGCTGGATGTGCGGTCGCGCGTGGCCGCCACCGTGCTGTGGCTGGAGAATAAACACCGTTGA
- a CDS encoding YpfN family protein → MEWVKEYWWIIVILLLVGVLMNVYKDLKRIDHKKYMANKPDLPPHRDFNDKWDDDDDWPKKKK, encoded by the coding sequence ATGGAATGGGTAAAAGAGTACTGGTGGATCATTGTGATCCTGTTGCTGGTCGGCGTGCTGATGAATGTCTATAAAGATTTAAAGCGTATCGACCATAAGAAATATATGGCCAATAAGCCCGATCTGCCGCCCCACCGCGATTTCAACGATAAGTGGGACGATGACGACGACTGGCCGAAGAAGAAGAAATAG